In Desulfovibrio desulfuricans DSM 642, the sequence AATCCAGCCTTGAGGCCAAGATCAAAAGTCTGGACGACACGCAGGCCACAGCCCTGATGGTATGGGCCTCTGCTTTTTGGGTCAGCCGCAACTGTTCTGCGGAAAATATGGACGAGTACATCAAGGCGTATTGATTTTTTTGCGCCGTCTGCTTAGGTTCACACCGCTTTTGCGGCCCGGAGCGTAGCGACCAAACCGGAGCCGCGCCCGGTGAGGCTTGCGGTGCGCTTCATAGTTGTTGCATGCCGTGCTCATGCGTCCGCCGCTACCGGGTGGCGCGAGGGGTTGCCCTGTGCTGGCAACTCCTGCGGTGCGGGCAACTGCCGGATTCGGCATCATTCATGGTCGCCTGTGCGACCTTTTTTTTAGGCGCGACCAATCGCGCAAGAGAGTTTGTCATGCTGCAAATACTGCGGGCAAAACTGCATTGCATTCGTGTTACCGGGTGCGAACTGAACTACCACGGCTCGGTGACGCTTGACCCGGAGCAGTGCCGCGAGGCGGGCATCTACCCGCTGGAATTTGTGTATATCTGGAACAAGAGCAACGGACAGCGCATTTCCACCTACGTCATCTACGGCGAGCCGGGTTCGCGTTGCTGCATACTTAATGGTGCGGCGGCCCGGGCCTGCCAGCGTGGGGATGAAGTCATCATCAGCGCTTACGAATACGTGAACGGCCCACAGGATCTGTACAGCCGCAAACCCGTGGTGCTGACCTTTAACGAGGACAACAGCATTCATGAGCGCCTGCGCTATGTGGTGGATGGGGAAGAAGATGGCGACTTTGGCTTTCATGTGGAAACCGAATAGCCGCAGGCTCCGGCAGAACTCGCAGGAC encodes:
- the panD gene encoding aspartate 1-decarboxylase, with translation MLQILRAKLHCIRVTGCELNYHGSVTLDPEQCREAGIYPLEFVYIWNKSNGQRISTYVIYGEPGSRCCILNGAAARACQRGDEVIISAYEYVNGPQDLYSRKPVVLTFNEDNSIHERLRYVVDGEEDGDFGFHVETE